Proteins from one Dehalococcoidia bacterium genomic window:
- the moaC gene encoding cyclic pyranopterin monophosphate synthase MoaC, whose product MSEGRLSHIDDSGRARMVDVGAKDDTARVAVAAGRVLMQPSTLRLLMSGEIAKGNVLTTAQVAGIMAAKKTHELIPMCHPLLLTGISVDLEPREPESAIEITATVRTTGKTGVEMEALTAVSVAALTVYDMCKAVDRGIRIQDVRLLSKSGGKSGDWAAE is encoded by the coding sequence ATGAGCGAAGGGCGCCTCTCCCATATCGATGACAGCGGCCGCGCGCGCATGGTGGACGTCGGCGCGAAGGACGACACGGCGCGGGTTGCTGTGGCGGCTGGCCGCGTCCTGATGCAGCCCTCCACCTTGCGCCTGCTGATGTCGGGCGAGATCGCGAAGGGCAACGTCCTGACCACGGCGCAGGTCGCGGGGATCATGGCGGCGAAGAAGACCCACGAACTGATCCCGATGTGCCATCCTCTGCTGCTCACCGGTATCAGCGTGGACCTCGAGCCGCGCGAACCAGAGAGCGCCATCGAAATTACGGCCACCGTGCGCACCACCGGCAAGACCGGGGTGGAGATGGAGGCATTGACGGCAGTCAGCGTGGCCGCGCTCACCGTCTACGACATGTGCAAGGCCGTCGACCGGGGAATACGGATTCAGGATGTCCGCCTGCTCTCGAAATCAGGCGGCAAGTCCGGCGACTGGGCGGCGGAGTAA
- the larA gene encoding nickel-dependent lactate racemase, whose product MRVPLPFGRSQVEVEVPDTATVLRPRAVPPLADPEGAVRELLRSPTFGPPLRDLARGAGSAAIVISDVTRPVPNRLLLPALIEELNASGIPDAGITILNGTGLHRPNTEAELREMLGDLAESYRIVQHEARRRETLVEVGRSARGAPVELCRTYVEADLRIVTGFVEPHLFAGYSGGAKGVMPGVAGAEIVMSNHGAENLSHPRARWCVAAGNPVFDEMRAIAGLCPPHFLLNVTLDSERRITGAFAGDWRQAHDAAIEQAARQHTVAVPGPFDIVVVTNMGYPADLNLYQSVKGMSVAAEAVREGGSILLVAACEDGLGSDDYVRFLTGRESPEALLASILGAEAPRHDQWQVQVQAMVQRKAAVYLHSRLSREATEAAHLRYSANPSETLARLIADARSQGLPGSVLVLPHGQLTVPVIA is encoded by the coding sequence ATGCGCGTCCCATTGCCGTTCGGGCGCTCCCAGGTCGAGGTAGAGGTGCCGGACACTGCCACCGTGCTGCGCCCCAGGGCCGTGCCGCCGCTCGCCGACCCCGAGGGGGCCGTGCGCGAGCTGCTGCGCTCGCCCACCTTCGGCCCCCCGCTACGCGACCTGGCGCGAGGAGCCGGCTCTGCGGCGATCGTCATAAGCGACGTCACTCGGCCGGTTCCGAACAGGTTGCTGCTGCCAGCGCTGATCGAAGAGTTGAACGCCTCCGGCATCCCGGACGCCGGCATCACGATCCTCAACGGGACGGGCCTGCACCGGCCAAACACCGAAGCCGAACTGCGCGAGATGCTCGGAGACCTGGCGGAAAGCTACCGCATCGTCCAGCACGAAGCCCGTCGCCGGGAGACGCTCGTCGAAGTCGGCAGGAGCGCGCGAGGCGCGCCGGTCGAGCTCTGCCGGACGTATGTCGAGGCTGACTTGCGCATCGTTACGGGCTTCGTGGAGCCGCACCTGTTCGCCGGCTACTCCGGCGGCGCCAAGGGCGTCATGCCCGGGGTCGCGGGCGCCGAGATCGTGATGAGTAACCACGGCGCCGAGAACCTCTCGCACCCGCGAGCGCGCTGGTGCGTGGCAGCCGGCAATCCTGTCTTCGACGAGATGCGTGCCATCGCCGGCCTCTGCCCGCCGCACTTCCTCCTCAATGTGACCCTTGACAGCGAGCGCCGGATCACGGGCGCCTTCGCCGGCGACTGGCGCCAGGCCCACGATGCAGCCATCGAGCAGGCGGCACGCCAGCACACGGTGGCGGTCCCGGGACCCTTCGACATCGTCGTCGTGACGAACATGGGCTATCCGGCGGACCTGAACCTCTACCAGTCAGTGAAGGGGATGTCCGTGGCCGCCGAGGCCGTCCGCGAGGGTGGCTCGATTTTGCTGGTCGCCGCCTGTGAGGACGGGCTGGGCTCGGACGACTACGTCCGCTTTCTCACCGGGCGCGAGTCCCCGGAGGCGCTGCTGGCCTCCATCCTCGGCGCCGAGGCGCCCAGGCACGACCAGTGGCAGGTGCAGGTCCAGGCAATGGTGCAGCGCAAGGCAGCCGTCTACCTCCACTCGCGCCTCAGCCGTGAGGCGACCGAGGCTGCGCACCTGCGCTACAGCGCCAACCCTTCGGAGACCCTGGCGCGGCTAATCGCGGATGCGCGCTCGCAAGGCCTCCCCGGGTCCGTGCTGGTGCTGCCTCACGGTCAACTGACCGTCCCTGTCATCGCCTGA
- a CDS encoding YibE/F family protein, producing the protein MSRPSLLARFSAAGVSVSLGMYTLIAAGMLALLVLIPAVAFETPEVAGREQTRKATVRRVLEERLQAGPRGTETYQRLELDLDGEPILIERSFLPRDALAIKPGPGDRVLVSRVDGPGGPAYFIEDYVREGGLWWLALAFGALVLVIGRRQGLAALFGMAISLAVILRFIIPGIVAGHDPVIISVAGAGAIMASSLYIAHGMNRKTTTALLGTMLGLAITAILARFSIELVALTGLADEESATLNIITEGGINPEGLLLAGIIIGALGVLDDVTIAQASSVYEIRAANPLLPAAELYRRAMNIGRDHIASTVNTLFLAYAGAALPLLIILSLQAEPAGVLLNREFLATEIARTLVGSIGILAAVPLTTALAALAARAGRAAGGGTARATSLAAD; encoded by the coding sequence GTGTCCAGGCCCAGCCTCCTTGCCCGCTTCTCCGCCGCCGGAGTGTCGGTGTCCCTCGGCATGTACACGCTCATCGCCGCGGGCATGCTCGCCCTCCTGGTGCTCATACCAGCCGTGGCCTTCGAGACGCCGGAAGTCGCGGGGAGAGAGCAGACGCGCAAGGCGACGGTCCGGCGCGTGCTCGAGGAGCGTCTGCAGGCCGGGCCAAGAGGTACAGAGACCTATCAGCGCCTTGAGCTCGACCTGGATGGCGAGCCTATCCTCATCGAGCGCTCGTTCTTGCCACGGGACGCGCTCGCGATCAAGCCCGGGCCTGGCGACCGGGTGCTTGTCAGCAGGGTGGACGGGCCGGGAGGCCCTGCCTACTTCATCGAGGACTACGTGCGGGAAGGCGGCCTCTGGTGGCTGGCCCTGGCCTTCGGGGCGCTGGTGCTGGTGATCGGGCGCCGGCAGGGGCTGGCGGCGCTCTTCGGCATGGCGATTAGCCTGGCGGTAATCCTGCGCTTCATCATCCCTGGCATCGTCGCGGGTCACGACCCGGTGATCATCTCTGTCGCCGGCGCGGGCGCGATCATGGCCTCGAGTCTCTACATCGCCCACGGGATGAACAGGAAGACCACGACCGCTCTGTTGGGCACAATGCTTGGCCTTGCCATCACGGCCATCCTTGCCCGGTTCAGCATCGAGCTCGTCGCGCTGACCGGCCTCGCAGACGAAGAGTCGGCAACGCTGAACATCATCACCGAGGGCGGGATAAACCCGGAGGGCCTCCTCCTCGCCGGCATCATCATCGGCGCCCTGGGTGTGCTGGACGACGTCACGATCGCCCAGGCCTCTTCGGTCTATGAGATCCGCGCCGCCAACCCCCTGCTCCCGGCCGCCGAGCTCTATCGAAGAGCGATGAACATCGGCCGGGACCACATCGCCTCCACCGTGAACACGCTATTCCTCGCCTACGCTGGCGCGGCGCTGCCGCTTCTGATCATCCTCTCGCTTCAGGCGGAGCCGGCGGGCGTGCTCCTGAACCGCGAGTTCCTGGCGACGGAGATCGCGCGCACCCTGGTCGGCAGCATCGGCATACTGGCTGCCGTGCCCCTAACGACGGCCCTGGCCGCTCTGGCGGCCCGCGCCGGACGGGCGGCAGGTGGCGGCACGGCGCGCGCTACTTCCCTGGCGGCGGACTGA
- a CDS encoding SDR family NAD(P)-dependent oxidoreductase, which yields MYRERFRLDGKVAIVTGGGRGLGKQMALALAKHGAAVVVAARTQAQIDDVAKEIRDLGAKSLAVATDITDRRACFALIDAAVKEFGRLDVMMNNAGIGDRRPGPQDFLDYPFENWLYTFDVNLNGTYHCTQAAGKVMVEQGQGGSIINTSSGTALRGNRGNGAYGAAKAAVIALTKTTAINLAEYRIRANAIVPGFVAQSPPRSQEEHDQRLARGRYMPVRRLGEAWELGALAVYLASDASSYVTGQEFIIDGGGLAGGYATTGFAPVVGA from the coding sequence TTGTACAGGGAAAGGTTCAGACTCGATGGCAAGGTCGCGATCGTGACCGGCGGCGGCCGCGGCCTGGGCAAGCAGATGGCGTTGGCGCTAGCCAAGCACGGCGCCGCTGTCGTCGTCGCCGCGCGCACGCAGGCGCAAATCGACGACGTCGCAAAAGAGATCCGCGACCTCGGAGCCAAGTCACTGGCCGTGGCCACCGACATCACGGACCGGAGAGCCTGCTTCGCCCTGATCGACGCCGCGGTCAAGGAGTTCGGGCGGCTGGACGTGATGATGAACAACGCCGGCATCGGTGACCGCCGCCCTGGGCCGCAGGACTTCCTCGACTACCCCTTCGAGAACTGGCTCTACACCTTCGATGTGAACCTCAACGGCACCTACCACTGCACCCAGGCCGCGGGCAAGGTAATGGTGGAGCAGGGGCAGGGCGGCTCCATAATCAACACCTCTTCCGGGACAGCCTTGCGCGGCAACCGCGGCAACGGCGCCTACGGGGCGGCCAAGGCCGCGGTCATCGCCCTGACGAAGACGACCGCGATCAACCTGGCCGAATACCGGATCCGCGCGAATGCAATCGTGCCCGGCTTCGTCGCCCAGAGTCCGCCGCGCAGCCAGGAAGAGCACGACCAGCGCCTTGCCCGAGGCCGCTACATGCCGGTCAGGCGCCTGGGCGAGGCCTGGGAGCTGGGCGCGCTCGCCGTCTACCTGGCGTCGGACGCTTCCAGCTACGTCACCGGGCAGGAGTTCATCATCGACGGCGGCGGACTTGCCGGCGGCTACGCGACGACCGGCTTCGCGCCCGTGGTCGGCGCCTGA
- a CDS encoding SDR family NAD(P)-dependent oxidoreductase → MTNFWSDAKLGPEAFDFSGRNVLVMGAGWSVGREVARAFAEAGADVAVTTASMDGDEVMAVRRLSKEIAGMGRRSAEYGVDMAIGTNVQVTIRQITKEFGDIDVLVTAPDMVLHKPADKTTDADWARVIAVNLGGVFYACRGVGKEMLSRELPPGRERNRGRIICIASALGIRGLANTAAYGAAKAGVHSLVRSLAQEWGDRAITVNGIAPAWLEDTPGLGDPTPEVNQLVRYIPYRRPGRADEVAPLALWLASDASGYVTGQVIAVDGGLLCHL, encoded by the coding sequence GTGACGAACTTCTGGAGCGACGCAAAGCTTGGTCCCGAGGCCTTCGACTTCAGCGGCCGCAACGTGCTCGTCATGGGCGCCGGCTGGAGTGTCGGCAGGGAGGTCGCGCGCGCATTCGCCGAGGCCGGGGCGGACGTCGCCGTGACGACGGCGAGCATGGATGGCGATGAGGTGATGGCCGTCCGCCGGCTCTCGAAAGAGATCGCCGGCATGGGCCGCCGCAGCGCGGAGTACGGCGTCGACATGGCCATCGGCACCAACGTCCAGGTGACAATCCGCCAGATTACGAAGGAGTTCGGCGACATCGACGTCCTCGTCACCGCGCCCGACATGGTTCTCCACAAGCCCGCCGACAAGACGACCGACGCCGACTGGGCGCGCGTCATCGCCGTCAACCTAGGCGGTGTCTTCTACGCCTGTCGCGGCGTCGGCAAGGAAATGCTCTCGCGCGAGTTGCCGCCGGGCCGCGAGCGAAACCGCGGCCGCATCATCTGCATCGCTTCGGCGCTCGGCATCCGCGGCCTCGCGAACACGGCGGCCTACGGGGCCGCGAAGGCGGGCGTCCACAGCCTCGTGCGCTCGCTGGCCCAGGAGTGGGGTGACAGGGCGATAACCGTGAACGGCATCGCGCCTGCCTGGCTGGAAGACACGCCGGGCCTGGGCGACCCTACGCCCGAAGTCAACCAGTTGGTGCGCTACATCCCTTACCGCCGTCCCGGCCGCGCCGATGAGGTAGCGCCTCTGGCGCTCTGGCTCGCTTCCGACGCCTCGGGCTACGTGACCGGCCAGGTCATCGCCGTCGATGGCGGCCTCCTCTGCCATCTCTAG
- a CDS encoding HipA family kinase, which yields MGLPRYAATRYVLPLREGGSLPAIVDTDEPGQFVVKFRGAGQGPRALVAEVIAAGLARACGLPVPDAAVIELAEGFGLSEPDPEIQDLLRASVGLNFGLRYVPGALAFDPIVDGPLVDDLFASAIVWFDALIMNVDRTPRNPNLLVEDGRVWLIDHGASLYFHHQPGDWRARAADRFPLIREHILLPQATRLLEIDEALRPRLTATALAAVLASVPDEWLGPGPERDRAAYAGFFSDRLERERGWLEEALRAREG from the coding sequence TTGGGGCTCCCGCGCTACGCCGCGACGCGCTACGTGCTGCCCCTGCGCGAGGGTGGCTCGCTGCCCGCAATCGTCGATACGGACGAGCCCGGGCAGTTCGTGGTCAAGTTCCGTGGCGCCGGCCAGGGGCCGCGGGCGCTGGTCGCCGAGGTGATAGCGGCCGGACTCGCCCGCGCCTGCGGGCTGCCGGTCCCGGACGCCGCCGTTATCGAGCTGGCTGAGGGCTTCGGTTTGAGCGAGCCGGACCCGGAGATCCAGGACCTTCTCCGCGCCAGCGTCGGCCTCAACTTCGGCCTGCGCTACGTCCCCGGCGCGCTCGCCTTCGACCCCATAGTCGACGGCCCCCTGGTCGATGACCTGTTCGCGAGCGCCATCGTATGGTTCGACGCCCTGATCATGAACGTCGACCGCACACCCCGGAACCCGAACCTGCTCGTGGAAGACGGCCGCGTCTGGCTGATCGACCACGGTGCATCCCTCTACTTCCACCACCAGCCGGGGGACTGGCGGGCGCGCGCCGCCGACCGCTTCCCGCTGATCCGGGAGCACATCCTCCTCCCGCAAGCGACACGCTTGCTGGAGATCGATGAGGCCCTGCGGCCCAGGCTGACGGCGACGGCGCTGGCAGCCGTCCTGGCATCGGTGCCGGACGAGTGGCTGGGCCCGGGACCGGAGCGGGACCGGGCGGCATACGCCGGGTTCTTCTCGGACCGGCTCGAGAGGGAGAGAGGCTGGCTGGAGGAGGCGCTGCGTGCCAGGGAAGGCTGA
- a CDS encoding DUF3037 domain-containing protein: MPGKAESAPAGDHWYDYAVLRVVPHVEREEFVNVGVILFARTLRYLGVRIELDEARLRALWPSLDIAFVNEHLRSYEAVVAGEAGAGPIAALSQSERFHWLTSPRSTIIQTSPVHVGRCSDPERAVEELMDELVRPPKPA; the protein is encoded by the coding sequence GTGCCAGGGAAGGCTGAATCCGCGCCCGCCGGCGACCACTGGTACGACTACGCCGTGCTGCGAGTAGTGCCGCACGTGGAGCGCGAGGAGTTCGTGAACGTCGGCGTGATCCTGTTCGCGCGCACATTGCGCTATCTCGGAGTGCGCATCGAGCTGGACGAGGCGCGTTTGCGGGCGCTGTGGCCGTCCCTGGACATCGCCTTCGTGAACGAGCACCTGCGGAGCTACGAGGCGGTCGTCGCTGGCGAAGCCGGCGCAGGCCCGATCGCGGCCCTGAGCCAGTCGGAGCGCTTTCACTGGCTGACATCGCCCCGGAGCACCATCATCCAGACATCCCCTGTGCATGTCGGGCGTTGCTCGGACCCGGAACGCGCGGTCGAGGAGCTAATGGACGAGCTGGTGCGGCCGCCGAAGCCGGCCTAG
- a CDS encoding acyl-CoA dehydrogenase family protein, translating to MDLGLSEEQEMLRNVARDFLEKECPEQHVRDMEEDEKGYSPELWKKMAEQGWQGLIIPEAYGGAGFGFMDLIILIEEFGRALVPGPFIPTTVAAIALLEAGNEEQKKQWLPRIASGEQIWTLAFTEPSARFDAEGVQLTARKEGNEYVLNGTKLFVRDSHVADNMVVVARTGGSGEDGISLFVVDAKAPGVTHTLLRTIASDKQTEIKFENVRVPAANLLGEEGKAWPVFKKIANKATVIECAYLVGLAQQDFEITINYAKERVQFGRPIGSFQAIQHKAADMVTDVDGSRYIMYKAAWAVAEDEPDADEQVHMAKAWISEASRRVVAHGQQIHGGIGFTKDYKIQLYFRRQKAAELAWGDADFHRELVAQGMGI from the coding sequence ATGGACCTGGGACTCAGCGAAGAACAGGAAATGCTGCGAAATGTGGCGAGGGACTTCCTCGAGAAGGAGTGTCCCGAGCAGCACGTCCGGGACATGGAAGAGGATGAGAAGGGCTACTCGCCTGAGCTCTGGAAGAAGATGGCGGAGCAGGGCTGGCAGGGCCTGATCATCCCCGAGGCCTATGGCGGCGCCGGCTTCGGCTTCATGGACCTGATCATCCTCATCGAGGAGTTCGGTCGGGCTCTCGTCCCGGGTCCCTTCATCCCCACCACCGTCGCGGCCATCGCCCTCCTCGAGGCCGGCAACGAAGAGCAGAAGAAGCAGTGGCTGCCGCGCATCGCCTCCGGCGAGCAGATCTGGACGCTTGCCTTCACGGAGCCCTCGGCCCGCTTCGACGCCGAGGGCGTGCAGTTGACCGCCAGGAAGGAAGGCAACGAGTACGTCCTCAACGGCACCAAGCTCTTCGTCCGAGACAGCCACGTTGCCGACAACATGGTGGTCGTCGCCCGCACCGGCGGTAGCGGCGAAGACGGCATCTCGCTGTTCGTGGTGGACGCCAAGGCGCCAGGCGTGACCCACACTCTCCTGCGCACTATCGCCTCCGACAAGCAGACCGAGATCAAGTTCGAGAACGTGCGCGTCCCGGCCGCGAACCTCCTCGGCGAGGAGGGCAAAGCCTGGCCCGTGTTCAAGAAGATCGCCAACAAGGCGACCGTCATCGAGTGCGCCTACCTGGTCGGACTGGCCCAGCAGGACTTCGAGATCACGATCAACTACGCGAAGGAGCGTGTGCAGTTCGGCCGGCCGATCGGCTCGTTCCAGGCTATCCAGCACAAGGCCGCCGACATGGTCACGGACGTCGACGGCTCCCGCTACATCATGTACAAGGCAGCCTGGGCAGTCGCCGAGGACGAGCCTGACGCGGACGAGCAGGTCCACATGGCTAAGGCATGGATCAGCGAGGCAAGCCGCCGCGTGGTCGCCCACGGCCAGCAGATCCACGGTGGTATCGGCTTCACCAAGGACTACAAGATCCAGCTCTACTTCCGCCGCCAGAAGGCCGCCGAGCTGGCGTGGGGTGACGCGGACTTCCACCGCGAGCTCGTCGCCCAGGGGATGGGGATCTAG
- a CDS encoding enoyl-CoA hydratase-related protein, giving the protein MSEPDVIRELTDDGVLVLTLNRPDTLNSLGGTMIPDLIAAAGETKTNDRIRAIVLTGKGRGFCSGATIVGDSTTTIQGDAPLSRRSSTVNKLGVITDLVLALFESDVPVIGAINGFAVGGGFGLALCCDVRIASDQARMGPIFIKRGLSLDCGASFWLPRIVGVAKAYELAYSGEPLPADELLRLGLVNKVVPHESLMDEAMALARAIASGPAIAYTYTRRLIARSLDNDIRAQLELEAGFQTDALASPDGREGFRAFAERRSPQFLR; this is encoded by the coding sequence ATGAGCGAACCCGACGTGATCCGCGAGCTTACTGATGACGGCGTCCTGGTGCTCACCCTGAACCGGCCGGACACCCTGAACTCACTCGGCGGCACGATGATCCCCGACCTGATCGCCGCCGCCGGCGAGACCAAGACCAACGACCGCATCCGGGCCATCGTCCTCACCGGGAAGGGCAGGGGCTTCTGCTCCGGGGCCACGATCGTTGGCGACAGCACGACCACGATCCAGGGCGATGCACCCTTGTCGCGGCGCTCCAGTACCGTCAACAAGCTCGGCGTCATCACGGACCTGGTCCTTGCCCTGTTCGAGTCGGACGTGCCGGTCATCGGCGCCATCAACGGCTTCGCGGTCGGCGGCGGCTTCGGCCTCGCCCTGTGTTGCGACGTGCGCATCGCTTCGGACCAGGCCCGCATGGGGCCTATTTTCATCAAGCGCGGGCTCTCGCTGGACTGCGGCGCCAGCTTCTGGCTGCCGCGCATCGTGGGGGTGGCCAAGGCATACGAGCTCGCGTACTCGGGGGAGCCGCTCCCTGCCGACGAGCTCCTCAGGCTAGGGCTGGTCAACAAAGTCGTACCCCACGAATCGCTTATGGACGAAGCGATGGCGCTGGCACGGGCGATCGCCTCCGGGCCGGCGATCGCCTACACCTACACGCGCCGCCTGATCGCGCGCTCGCTGGACAACGACATCCGCGCTCAGCTAGAGCTTGAGGCCGGCTTCCAGACTGACGCGCTGGCCTCGCCGGACGGCCGCGAGGGCTTCCGCGCCTTC